In Phlebotomus papatasi isolate M1 chromosome 1, Ppap_2.1, whole genome shotgun sequence, the following proteins share a genomic window:
- the LOC129810465 gene encoding uncharacterized protein LOC129810465, translating to MKDLANFERKLIIQDWKEAFQSIAKENLKLKEFLTDEVIFQTNLSGANKKVQMRGLRFYKLWKEASNNSATRFDNFIRREIEKAKNRVYVKNSKNKKKEQICQVPQEDDTSDEDLPEQNAPQEETFEIEVFSSPKPENEMTDAESDDVQSDSPFEE from the exons ATGAAAGATTTGGCGAATTTTGAGAGGAAACTCATTATACAAGATTGGAAGGAAGCTTTC CAAAGTATCGCCAAAGAAAATCTAAAGTTGAAAGAATTTCTGACCGACGAAGTCATATTTCAAACAAATTTGTCTGGAGCCAACAAAAAAGTTCAGATGCGTGGACTTCGCTTCTATAAACTATGGAAAG AAGCATCCAATAATTCAGCGACCAGATTTGACAATTTTATAAGAAGGGAAATAGAAAAAGCGAAGAACCGGGTGTATGTGAAGAATtcaaagaataagaagaaggaACAAATTTGTCAGGTCCCTCAGGAGGATGATACGTCAGACGAGGACCTTCCTGAGCAAAACGCACCACAGGAGGAAACTTTTGAAATAGAAGTGTTCTCTTCTCCAAAACCTGAGAATGAGATGACCGACGCCGAGTCAGATGATGTGCAGTCTGATAGTCCATTTGAAGAATAA